One part of the Drosophila teissieri strain GT53w chromosome 3R, Prin_Dtei_1.1, whole genome shotgun sequence genome encodes these proteins:
- the LOC122619850 gene encoding UDP-glycosyltransferase UGT4, producing MLGGPVIAGLLLTNLLLALLCPKLANAENILAVFSYTFGSSYLLITPYLRNLVQRGHQVTLISAVTIMPTIEGVHHIRVHKLDMLMEALLEVDYDVHNTKWTEAQFVSEYFYNCSKFVLEDPGVQQLLHNASAQYSLIILEAAHNDALFGFSQHFNAPLVGIAAFGSSWNIDFLVGNSAPSVYEPMSALGYSPGHSLLEKWHNLIFITEERLVERFIYLPGQIDLYKKHFPGLTASIHDLRRFSLILINQHFSMGRVRSNVPNIVEVAGMHLDETSHPLDAELKKILDEAEQGVIYFSMGLQVVDNWLPPDMRATMSDAFAQLKLQVIWKSDHPAMVNQSRNVISRTWFPQREILNHPNVKLFITHAGILSLIEAVHYAVPVLCIPLFYDQFQNTKRMEKLGVARTLDYTNLSRDEIVLAIEDLVNNASYKQNVRDLSQRFHDQPMSAMKTAIWWTEYILRHKGADHMRIAEQEMSLMQYYNVDVISVLFGRIGLSAIIVIFLGWKLVSLATRNLEYRLNVPMVR from the exons ATGTTGGGCGGCCCGGTTATTGCTGGTCTACTGCTCACCAATCTGCTTTTGGCCCTTCTGTGTCCAAAGCTGGCCAATGCGGAAAATATTTTGGCCGTATTCTCATACACCTTTGGCTCGTCCTACTTGCTGATTACTCCGTACCTAAGGAATCTTGTCCAACGGGGTCACCAGGTCACTCTGATATCGGCCGTTACGATAATGCCCACCATAGAGGGTGTCCATCACATTCGAGTGCACAAGTTGGATATGCTAATGGAAG CACTCCTGGAAGTCGATTATGACGTTCATAATACTAAATGGACGGAGGCTCAGTTCGTGTCCGAATACTTTTACAATTGCTCAAAGTTCGTCCTCGAGGATCCTGgcgtgcagcagctgctccacaaCGCCAGTGCGCAGTATTCGTTGATTATTTTGGAGGCGGCCCACAACGATGCCCTCTTCGGATTTTCGCAGCACTTCAATGCACCGCTGGTGGGGATTGCCGCTTTCGGATCGTCGTGGAACATCGACTTTCTGGTGGGGAACTCGGCGCCAAGTGTCTACGAACCGATGTCCGCCTTGGGCTACTCACCTGGCCACAGCCTGCTGGAGAAGTGGCACAACCTGATCTTCATAACCGAGGAGCGCCTGGTGGAGCGATTCATCTACCTGCCAGGCCAAATAGATCTGTACAAGAAACACTTCCCTGGGTTGACCGCCAGTATCCATGACCTACGCAGATTCtcactgatcctgatcaatcaGCATTTCAGCATGGGCCGCGTGCGCAGCAATGTGCCCAATATCGTGGAAGTGGCGGGTATGCATCTGGATGAAACATCACATCCCCTGGATGCTGAACTTAAAAAGATTTTGGATGAAGCCGAACAGGGTGTTATCTACTTCTCAATGGGCCTGCAAGTAGTGGATAACTGGTTGCCCCCAGATATGCGAGCTACCATGTCGGACGCCTTTGCGCAGTTGAAACTGCAAGTGATTTGGAAGAGTGACCATCCAGCGATGGTGAACCAATCAAGGAATGTTATTTCTAGAACATGGTTTCCCCAACGGGAGATCCTTAATCATCCAAATGTGAAGCTCTTTATTACCCATGCTGGTATCTTGAGCCTTATCGAGGCAGTTCACTATGCGGTTCCCGTGCTTTGTATACCCTTGTTTTACGATCAGTTTCAAAACACCAAGCGAATGGAGAAATTGGGCGTGGCCAGGACCCTGGATTATACAAACCTTTCCCGCGACGAAATTGTCCTGGCCATTGAGGATCTCGTGAACAATGCTagttataaacaaaatgtcaGGGATTTATCGCAACGATTCCATGACCAACCCATGTCGGCCATGAAAACCGCGATTTGGTGGACTGAGTATATCCTGCGGCACAAAGGAGCCGACCACATGAGAATCGCCGAACAGGAAATGTCCTTGATGCAATACTATAACGTCGATGTTATTTCGGTTCTCTTCGGCAGAATCGGACTAAGTGCTATTATTGTTATCTTCCTCGGCTGGAAACTAGTCTCACTAGCAACAAGAAACCTTGAGTACCGATTGAATGTGCCCATGGTAAGATAA